DNA from Fundulus heteroclitus isolate FHET01 chromosome 17, MU-UCD_Fhet_4.1, whole genome shotgun sequence:
AGGGTCCGGAGAAACCTCAGCAGCTTCCGGGGCCTCTGGGTCTGGCCTCTCGGGAGACACACTGGTCTCCAGCGCCTCCGGGGATCTGTTAGATGACATTGTTCTGATCTCTGGAGATCCAGAAGAGTTACCTTTATCCAGTGGGTCTGGGGAGTTCTTGACAGGTGGGGTTCTCTTAATATCAGGGGACGTCTCAGGATCTGGAGACATTACCGGGTCTGCTACTTCTGGAGCCTCGGGGGACATTAGCGTTAGAGAATATGAAATTGTCACTGAGCTCCCAATTggctctggaggatctgggGACCAGTCTGGCTCTGGGCTCTCTGGAGATCCTTTGGGCTCCGGGGCCTCCGGAATCTCTGGGGTTTCCGGGGACTCTTCGGAGTCCGGATACTCAGGGATAACCTTGATATCTGGAGGTTAGTACCTTAGCAGAGCGTAGGATCCATGTTAATTAACCACCATTCCATTTAACTGCTTCCTTGAACAACGTGGTTAAATGTTGACTGTTTGTGCAAAACGTTGTGATtgtattgattttatttcttcacCCCAATCATGCCTCTCTAACATCTTGTTTGGTCTTAAATGTAAGTGTGATTGATTGTCCCTCTTAACCTTCACCTCCTAACACCTACGCTCGGCTCTAACAAGAGGAGGAGCTTCCCCCTCTTTTGGATAAAGAGCCCTCGGAGGTACTGAGTGCTTCAGGGGAGATCTCGGGGGAAATTGAAGCTTCTGTAGATTCAGAGCTCTCTGGGACCTCTGGGCTTCCTAGTGTCTCTGGCTCAGGAGACGTTACTGTGATATTGCAGCCCCATCAACCAGATAAAGGTCAGTATCTAAGGCAGAATGATGTGTTAAAagcaggggaaaaaatggaCGACAGCGTCCCATGGCTGTAGACGTCCTCGTTACTTGTcgttttgtgcatttttccaATTATGTTTTCTCTAACCTTGTCGTTAACTACGTTTCATGTCATTAACCAAAGAAAATGTCATTTTCAGTTAACCCAAAAACCCAGAAAATGCATAGAAACTTCTTTAACGCCGCTCAGTTGCTTCCCTGCTTCCTGTCCCATGTCCACGCCGATCTAACCTCTTTCTTTAACGCCTAATCTTGTCTCTAACAAGAGGAGGAGCTGCTTCCAGCCACACCTGATACCCCTCAGGAGGGGAAAACCAGTGTAGATGAAGAGACAGTGAGCTCTGGCATTCCAGAGCCTGATGAGCCAGAGGAGCCCGATGAGGTTATCAAGAAAGGTCAGTACTGTCCAGAACCAGATGCAGGCTGGGATTTTAAAAAAGATCTAAGTACCCTTTGGAAGGCAATTTGCTCCTGCTATGGATTTCTTTGTGTGTAATTTTCCGTTTTTGTACCTAATAAAAGGTTAAAGTGGTGACAGAGTATGAAGGAAAAATGTGTAAGTGAGATATTCAACCACTTTGTCTCTACTGTGGTCTTTGTATGTACTTTTTTTCCATGTGTCTGCATGTTGGACCCTAGATCATTTCCCCATATTTAGCAGTTAATACCTTATTTAGTACAGATTTCGTCCCAGTTAGCAGCCATGCAGTTTACTACAGTGCATCTGAAAGTATTCACAGAGCCATCACACCCTTTTGACATTTACTCAATACTTTGTCGGAGCacatttggtggcaattaaagTTCAAGTCTTCCTAGGTAATTTCTAGGAAAGCTTGGAACACCAGTTGTAGGTATTTTAGGTTGGATGGGCAGTGTTAGCAGTAGACAGccatttttggtctttttgcaTATGTTCAATTAGATTTAAGTCCAGGTTCTGGCTGGGCCACCATAGTGCTATCCCCACCATTCTTAGGTGTTAGGGATAGTGTTAGCCAGCAGATAATCAGAGTTTCTTTCTACAGACATGATGCTTAGAGTTCAAGACAAAAAGTTCCTCTGTTTCATCAGACAGGCGAATTCTGTTTCTCCAACACTGGCGATCTCTAAGTTGCATTTTTGCTCAATCCAAAAGGTCCTGCAACATGCATTTGACCATTTTACTGCAAAATATAGAACTGTGTGCCACTCGTCCAATAAATCTGATAAACTCATAACATGTTAGAGAGGAAAACCAGACAGCTCCAAAGAGTCCTTACATCCAGCTAAAGATGAACTAACATTAGCTGCAGTAAGAGTGAGGCACTAGTGGATGAGGACTTCTTTCTTTATGCATGTGCTTAAACAGAAAACATCAGTATGTTTGCACTAGGACAGTTTGATCATTTTTTCATAAGTTTAATGTTATGTTAGATACAGCGAAACTTGCATGGTAACCCAACGCAGTCTATTCTGTCTCTCTATGTTAGAGAGGAGGAGGGTAGGATAAGGGTAGCAGAGGCGAGGGTGGGTGAAGGACGGAGTTGCAAGCTATTCCttattgtttgtgtttcctTTGATTTTCCTGTGTGTTTTTACTGATGCATGAGCTGAAATTCATGAGGGTTCTGTTTCCATAAGGGAACACCAGAGCTCCACCTAAATGGCTAGTGGGTACTTAGTCAACGCcttccctatttccccccattACTCAGCTCAGGTCGGGCAGCCAGATCTAGTGAATATCATAGTGGTTTAAAACGTATccaatttgaaaataataatgatcaaATCACATCGGGCTACTTAAATCTCATTTTACTACAGCTGGAGTCCAGTCTAGTTGTAGAGAGACCTGCAGGGcagttttataataataatgatcatCTTTAGTTGTCATTGTAacctgtggcgtctctgcatttgagCAACGGGGCAGATGTCTCTGTCCCGTTGATCattgttcacaataatcagcgGGACAGGATTGTTCTttataaaatattgtaaaaaagaccgATTCCCTTCCCAATAAAATTGtgttataaacatttttgtCTATATATCCAAGTCTGCGAGAAAACTGACAATcggtaggctaaatcctcttgaggcgccttgatattggggccggcccaccaacatttgtttaaataatgaacatctgaaattacAATGTGCATGCCCAACACGCAGTTTGTAGACAGCctctggccccaagctcggatcgtccaatcaaaatactgaaaatgcacacgttacgtttacgttctCCTGGAAAGTGTGCGACCATCTAGTGctggttgtccttgctggctTAATAAAGGAttgatgtcattttttttctgttctagGAATTAACAGtattagtgagcctttatttggaattttatgtataaaaatgtaattacatttagcttatgtATAATGGCATTTGTAGTGTTGGTTCGTGCAAAtttctcagttttatttaaaatttatcaAAGTTAAGTtgaatgcatcacaaaaaaagtgttgctgctagtaggtgttgagtttttgtgccccacttaatttatcatgccagagacgccattGATTCTAAAATATATTCCAATGAAACTTTGAAACTCTGCATTTAGAGATCAGTGGGgtgccactgtgcggcacccTGGGGCGAAggttcttgctcagggacccagagtcgCAGTCTGTCGGATTCAAATCTAGATTCCCCCGCCCCTTGTCCTTGAGGATTGTTTACTACACCCTAATTTCATTCATCAGGCTCTGATCTTCTGTTTGGACAATTGGTTCTTGAGTAATACAATCAACTGTGGCTCCCGATCAAACCAGTATAACTCAGACCAACCTCCTGCAGGTGAATCCTATTTAGTGGAGTCACATAGACACAACTTCGTACATGATTAGCATTCTCAGTCATCATAGCTGGCACAAAACGTCCACAATGCAACTAAAGAATTGACATATCAGTACACTACCTTGAATGGCAAACAGATCCTTTGCAAATAGGAAAATTATGTTGCTGAAATAGGGTCAAAACTGCAAAGGTATATTTCTCCCACCCTCCTGAACCCAaacacagggggggggggacataaCTAATGTGAgaagtaaaacataaaaatcaagCCTAACTAGTTTAGAAATGAAACACCAGATGTACTCAGTAGATTATTTCAGTTAGGTTTATTTCAGAAAACAGTGACTGAAATAAAGAATTACATTTTGCATTATTAAACCGAATAAAGAGGGGATTGAGATAAGAAataatagtttttgttttttaagatttCCAGCAGTATTGATGACAGCTTTGAGGAAGGAAAACCATTCTTAATCACAGTTCTCAGTAATTTCACCTTGTCTGTAAGGTTAAAGGTTAAGAAGTAAGAGCTTAGACCAAGACTGCATCTTAAACAGCTTTGGGCCTGTAAGGTAGTTTCAGGCATATATTGAGAACTATCATCTTTCCTGTACGTTTTATAATTGTATTCTGTCTCTTCCTATTCTTCTGTCCCTTTTTGTCCCCTCCGTGTCCTCCAGGATTGCCTGTGTGCTTGCTGTGCACCTGCCTCGGCGGCTCCGTCTACTGCGACGACTTGAAGCTGGACAGCGTTCCGCCTCTGCCCAAAGACACCACTCACTTCTACGCCCGCTACAACCGAATCACAAAGATCAGCAAGTCTGACTTCGCCAACATGAGTACGTGTGCTGTTTGAATGAAAATATGTGGGTATTAGAGCAGGCATTTTTTCCGAAGCGACGGCCAACCTTCCGCTGTTTT
Protein-coding regions in this window:
- the epyc gene encoding epiphycan isoform X1, producing the protein MRTFLQLVFGLLVLKAVSASPRFSRQVDYDSYDAVDYNEGEDNFDLNNYDYEEELRVEEAETDAEKPEYNYPEPGEVEKKEEEEEEEELPLKPQLVPQGSGGSGVLMGPDTEKEVELRQTAIDTLHVSGDFGGSVGSGETSAASGASGSGLSGDTLVSSASGDLLDDIVLISGDPEELPLSSGSGEFLTGGVLLISGDVSGSGDITGSATSGASGDISVREYEIVTELPIGSGGSGDQSGSGLSGDPLGSGASGISGVSGDSSESGYSGITLISGEEELPPLLDKEPSEVLSASGEISGEIEASVDSELSGTSGLPSVSGSGDVTVILQPHQPDKEEELLPATPDTPQEGKTSVDEETVSSGIPEPDEPEEPDEVIKKGLPVCLLCTCLGGSVYCDDLKLDSVPPLPKDTTHFYARYNRITKISKSDFANMNKLKKIDLTANEITSIEDRTFMGLPELEELIIRENHISQLPTLPETMTLIDASHNDIGSKGIHKEAFKDMTGLQFLYLTDNNIDYVPVPLPDSLRSLHLQGNNIQMMHEDTFCNLNDFNYIRNALEDIRLDGNPINLSKTPQAYVCLPRIPIGNLI